From the genome of Candidatus Scalindua japonica:
ATGAGAGTATCTGGAAGGTCTTCCTGTGTTCGTGATTCTGTTTTGTCCAGTATAGACTGAGAAGCAGTATCGCCATCATTGTCTTTATCAGCCACCGTTGTATCCACGGTTGGCAGAACTGACAGTCTTGCTTTGATTTTTTCTTTAATACGCTGTTCTTCCTCTTCAATAAATGAGTTAATAATAGGAATTCTTATAACTAACTCACGGACTACTTCCTCACTCGCTCTTGCAGCATAAACATCTCTCATGCTCATAAAATTCTGGAACGAAGCGATTACAAAATCAATAGGATTTGTTGCAACACGGATATCATTATCATGCCTTCTTTGTTCACCTTCAAATAAGATACTGCCGTCTTTCGTAGAAACACATTTGATACTCAAGCCAATCTTGATTTGTTTAAAAAGCGCATAATAGGAGTTTTTGTATTTTGTAACTTGGCCATAAATTAACGCGTCCGCGCCAAGTATCTCGCCCAACTCTTGAGCCGGTATCTTATATAAGTCATTGGGCGTTAAAATCTCAAGTTCCTGCAGCATCTTATCGACATACATTAACTCTATATCTACAAATTCTCTTGAGGCAAAATGGCCAAAGAAAAATCTTCTCAATCTATTCGAATAAGTCCAGTTCCAGCCATCCGTTTCTTTTTTGCTGAACCTTGGGATAGGGACTGAGTTCAGAATATATTTGCCACCTACAAGATTATCAAACGGTAAAATCGCAATTTTCCTGGGAGGGTCAGTATAAAACTTGTCCGAAATCTTAAACTCTTTACCTCCCGGATCAATCTGATAAATTCTATCCAATGTCTTTTTCTTTCCATGCTCAGCAAGCCCTTCTTCTCTCTGAAAGAAAGGCTCTTCTCCTGTTGTTCTTCGTTTGCCGTCATTGGAGAAACATCCCGTTACAAATAACGAAATAAAAAGTAAAACTGCTAAACCTTTAACTACCTTAAAAACAGAGATAAAATTTTTCATATGTTTACACATTTCCAATTCCTCTTTTCTTTTAATGATCAAAAAAACACGAAACCGATATTTTAAGAACCGTTTCAATTTTGTCACAATTTTCAACATATAATAACGTTCATGCTTCTGGATTTGTTGATAACTTGCACTTACCATATTTCCTAATCTTGTATGTGAAGTTCCATATCTGCCTAGATGACTTTGATTTTTATTAACACGTCCTCTAGTAACAACCATTCAGATAATACCAACAGTGACTGAAAGATCTCCCAGGCTTGGATTCTTGACTGTATGTTCATAGGCAAGTACGACTGCCCCTAATAAGATAAAGAATAAAGAAAATCTATACTTTTTCGTGGTATCTTCAACTTCAAACAAGTGCATGCATTTTGTACATTTTACTTCCATAATTCCCACTTTCTTTTGGTATATTATTACTAAAAACCAACTAGGTTTTTGGAGAAGGGTTTGTTGGATTATAAAGTCCCAATTCACCTTCCAAAGTTACGATGGATTTTTGTACGGTTTGTATATGCTGAAGATGAAACTTTATTTTGCGATTGTGCTTTTGCTTTTGCTATTAACCTTTCAACAATTGGCTTTGTAAGATCTTGTTTTGCATTGACGTCTCCGGGGTTTTTCTGTACAAGATTCAGGTAGGTTAATATAAATGCCGCCATGGCATCTATTGGCTGCACAAGGGTTGGTTCTGCCTGTTTAGCAGTCTTGAAAAACTTAAACTGGCCTTTTCTCTCTCCGTTTTCATCCGTGTAAAGTTCAACAATTGTATAACTGCCTTTTACGGTCTTAGATAAAACACCTTCAAATAAATCTAAGAGTGCTTCTTTTTGGGTGCTCAGATGATCA
Proteins encoded in this window:
- a CDS encoding GNA1162 family protein produces the protein MCKHMKNFISVFKVVKGLAVLLFISLFVTGCFSNDGKRRTTGEEPFFQREEGLAEHGKKKTLDRIYQIDPGGKEFKISDKFYTDPPRKIAILPFDNLVGGKYILNSVPIPRFSKKETDGWNWTYSNRLRRFFFGHFASREFVDIELMYVDKMLQELEILTPNDLYKIPAQELGEILGADALIYGQVTKYKNSYYALFKQIKIGLSIKCVSTKDGSILFEGEQRRHDNDIRVATNPIDFVIASFQNFMSMRDVYAARASEEVVRELVIRIPIINSFIEEEEQRIKEKIKARLSVLPTVDTTVADKDNDGDTASQSILDKTESRTQEDLPDTLIRTGPVGS